The Collimonas sp. PA-H2 genome contains a region encoding:
- a CDS encoding low molecular weight protein tyrosine phosphatase family protein translates to MTKLLFVCSRNQWRSPTGEQVWRRQLGIQTRSAGTSPNARKKISAADISWADLIFVMEKKHQNRIQAEFGRLLEYKRIHVLDIPDEYQYMDPELVEQLMDAVAYVLANNDPEAG, encoded by the coding sequence ATGACCAAATTACTCTTTGTCTGCAGCCGCAACCAGTGGCGCAGCCCTACAGGCGAGCAGGTATGGCGACGCCAGCTGGGGATACAGACCCGTTCAGCAGGCACCAGCCCCAATGCCCGCAAAAAAATCAGCGCTGCTGATATCAGCTGGGCGGACCTGATCTTCGTGATGGAAAAGAAACACCAGAATCGCATCCAGGCAGAGTTCGGGCGCTTGCTGGAATATAAACGGATCCATGTGCTGGATATTCCCGATGAATATCAATACATGGATCCGGAGCTGGTCGAGCAGCTGATGGACGCTGTCGCTTACGTGCTGGCAAACAACGACCCCGAAGCGGGGTAG
- a CDS encoding pseudouridine synthase, translating to MPKLTLDRILQSQGFGSRKYCRELIEDGEVAINGVVVTDYKSVPDTDGLVFTLFEEEWTYREHVYIVLNKPSDIECSRKPSHHPGVLSILPEQFSWRDVQPVGRLDHDTTGLLLMSDDGSFIHAQSSPKRHVPKLYVATTHEPVTEELVQSLLAGVKLHDEPQTLAAVSCRMLGTHEIEIVLEQGKYHQVKRMLVAAGNHCTALRRTAIGGLTLEALELEIGEWCYLEPEHLALLVPA from the coding sequence ATGCCTAAACTGACCTTAGACCGGATCCTGCAATCGCAGGGTTTCGGCAGCCGAAAATATTGCCGTGAGTTAATTGAAGATGGCGAAGTCGCCATCAACGGCGTCGTCGTGACCGACTACAAATCCGTGCCGGACACTGACGGCCTGGTGTTCACCCTGTTCGAAGAAGAATGGACCTACCGCGAGCACGTCTACATCGTGCTCAACAAACCCAGCGATATCGAGTGCTCGCGCAAGCCCAGCCACCATCCCGGCGTGCTGAGCATCCTGCCTGAGCAATTCAGCTGGCGCGACGTGCAGCCGGTCGGCCGCCTCGATCACGATACTACCGGCCTGCTGCTGATGTCGGACGACGGCAGCTTCATCCATGCCCAGTCCTCGCCCAAGCGCCATGTGCCCAAGCTGTATGTCGCCACCACCCACGAACCGGTGACCGAGGAACTGGTGCAAAGCTTGCTGGCCGGCGTCAAACTGCACGATGAGCCGCAAACCCTGGCGGCCGTCAGCTGCCGCATGCTGGGCACGCATGAAATCGAGATCGTGCTGGAACAGGGCAAATACCACCAGGTCAAGCGCATGCTGGTGGCCGCAGGCAACCATTGCACCGCCCTGCGCCGCACCGCCATCGGCGGCCTCACGCTGGAGGCGCTGGAACTGGAAATAGGGGAATGGTGCTACCTGGAGCCGGAACACCTTGCCTTGCTGGTGCCAGCCTAA